The Kineothrix sp. MB12-C1 genome includes a window with the following:
- a CDS encoding recombinase family protein: protein MAYISYGFVQKQDGIFVELQQAEVVREIFQRYLNGDSLGGISDFLFGQGILSPTGPERWTRPAINKLLSNSKYIGYIISFEDYFAT from the coding sequence ATGGCATATATCTCATATGGTTTTGTTCAGAAGCAGGATGGTATCTTTGTAGAACTTCAACAGGCAGAGGTAGTAAGAGAAATCTTTCAACGGTATTTAAATGGCGATAGCCTTGGCGGCATCTCTGATTTTCTTTTTGGGCAGGGAATCCTTTCACCCACTGGGCCGGAAAGATGGACACGACCGGCAATTAACAAACTTTTGTCCAACTCTAAATATATCGGCTATATCATCAGTTTCGAAGATTATTTTGCCACTTAA
- a CDS encoding tetratricopeptide repeat protein produces the protein MLSFFKNLFYKKQQNIERTTIVNSVVLQTGGDMVLDSELTDLLIMHKNDKCYLNQLIQEKLTHCETLILEDNRKDASRIIDTIYMSSLKSIDDANNDWLIYLKAVICVLSSDSENVKLLVDYLEKSSIYRNNIATAINLKNNSSFEFVMTDNYKEDHLFSYMLLHIFFNKSEWDYIISNFKPNEYSFHVQDCFYGLASFNNQNFVEAIQALDLAIKKRQLPKYSFYKALSCVYLDLEQIQEDDTDHDRLTSHYQKLINWGDACPELRDENLATFNLSKIRALLIINPETFLDEYSNLVQIQKKNINFRFQLGAFYQMQKLYDEALAVYTEILSEGSSQELSHRIIVCYLLQKNFSAILSFFEAPNTHKFSATITIYLIAIHNQNPGQFDNLFDRYFFSSCENVSDLIHFLELFRYSTHVKEELYKKTKVLKDEILLANKTQKIMLAFFVAEILDMELSKCFLASIHNYLPHDLEMVHFLLSKLSSSELREELAKWFVENNFKTPFILNILAENYIHQEKYVSALPLLKEAFTLSQEKNTAIYLVNLAALLDTVKIEDIQDSLYFLSSEKDPEILLIVAQTYYKFGFYDKAERLSYEAIYLLSNLDDSHLYQLYMSIHFNMLNGSSKKIIDFDRATMDVVIFLKPVVPESSEKNIADSVNMGEESPPLVICINQEANFCTDTYSIGALHVSKSNLLYLKLINKEIHEIVEYNGIPYEIASITNKYVYAFRHVLSKVADSSDGSFIKKISIDKDRDIRQQMRDVLYDLNPITNWLDLYHFKDNPVGTPIEWINSCGYDEYVHIVQYLLYSKEEVLYAGLNNISYDADQTYTITLSSLVILQIIGNLFVLDNYFSKIFISDTLLEFIKLQSENSSKTLVISPGKIGISDDGNLTLTPPDKTMPDFWNALYEIALKLNLHIITNDDRANFNRMHSSMDLEKLLANPKVHICQLDSFIVAQKNNSLLLSDDLFFRQLGTLLGIQSVNHTHLYSIIDIKQYISALTKLMETNFLYIPITEAARPLLNDYIKSISNNERKRKLYTELFPPDSFMRSILNQ, from the coding sequence ATGTTAAGTTTTTTTAAAAATTTATTTTATAAAAAGCAACAAAATATTGAAAGAACCACCATAGTTAATTCTGTTGTCTTACAAACTGGCGGTGATATGGTACTAGACTCGGAATTAACCGATTTGCTTATTATGCACAAAAATGACAAGTGCTACTTGAATCAATTAATACAAGAAAAACTCACACATTGCGAAACGCTAATCCTTGAAGATAATCGTAAGGATGCATCTCGTATCATTGATACTATTTATATGTCATCTTTAAAAAGTATTGATGATGCAAACAACGACTGGCTTATCTATTTGAAGGCAGTTATTTGTGTTTTAAGTAGTGATAGCGAAAATGTGAAATTATTAGTTGATTATTTAGAAAAATCATCTATCTATAGAAATAACATTGCAACTGCTATTAATTTAAAAAATAATAGCAGTTTTGAGTTTGTAATGACCGATAATTATAAAGAGGACCATCTTTTTTCATATATGCTTCTTCATATTTTCTTTAATAAATCTGAATGGGATTATATAATTTCCAATTTCAAACCAAATGAATATAGTTTTCATGTACAAGATTGTTTTTATGGATTAGCATCTTTCAATAATCAAAATTTTGTTGAAGCAATCCAAGCACTAGACCTCGCGATTAAAAAAAGGCAATTGCCCAAATACTCATTTTATAAAGCACTCAGCTGTGTTTATCTCGATTTGGAACAGATTCAAGAAGATGATACAGACCATGACCGGTTAACATCACATTATCAAAAGCTAATTAATTGGGGAGATGCCTGTCCGGAATTAAGAGATGAAAATTTAGCTACATTCAATTTATCTAAGATAAGAGCCTTACTTATTATAAATCCAGAAACTTTTCTAGATGAATATTCAAATTTAGTTCAAATACAAAAAAAGAACATCAATTTTCGATTTCAGCTAGGCGCCTTTTACCAAATGCAAAAGCTATATGACGAAGCCCTTGCTGTTTATACAGAAATACTCTCAGAAGGTTCGTCACAAGAACTGTCTCATCGGATAATAGTATGTTATTTATTACAAAAAAACTTTTCTGCAATACTCAGTTTTTTTGAGGCTCCAAATACGCATAAATTTTCTGCAACTATTACAATATATTTAATTGCTATCCACAATCAAAATCCCGGACAATTTGATAACCTTTTTGATAGATATTTTTTTAGCTCCTGTGAAAACGTAAGTGATTTGATACATTTTCTTGAATTATTTCGCTATAGCACACATGTAAAAGAAGAACTTTATAAAAAAACAAAGGTTTTAAAAGACGAAATATTATTAGCTAATAAAACACAGAAAATTATGCTTGCTTTTTTTGTCGCAGAAATACTAGATATGGAATTAAGTAAATGTTTTCTGGCTAGCATCCATAATTACCTCCCGCATGATTTAGAAATGGTACATTTTCTTCTTTCTAAATTGTCCTCATCCGAATTGCGAGAAGAATTAGCAAAATGGTTTGTAGAAAATAACTTTAAAACTCCTTTTATTTTAAATATATTAGCTGAAAATTATATACATCAGGAAAAGTATGTATCTGCTTTGCCTTTACTTAAAGAAGCTTTTACACTTTCTCAAGAAAAGAACACTGCTATCTATTTGGTCAATTTAGCAGCGCTTTTGGATACTGTAAAAATAGAAGATATTCAAGATTCTTTGTATTTCCTTTCATCTGAGAAAGACCCTGAAATACTGTTAATTGTTGCCCAGACATATTATAAATTCGGTTTTTATGATAAGGCCGAGAGACTATCATATGAAGCTATTTATTTACTAAGCAATCTTGATGATAGTCATCTCTACCAACTATATATGTCTATTCATTTTAATATGCTTAATGGATCTTCAAAAAAAATCATTGATTTTGATAGAGCAACTATGGACGTAGTTATTTTTCTCAAACCTGTAGTTCCAGAATCTTCAGAAAAAAATATTGCTGATTCTGTCAATATGGGCGAAGAATCTCCCCCGCTAGTAATATGTATTAACCAAGAAGCAAATTTTTGTACCGATACCTATAGTATTGGTGCTTTGCATGTTTCTAAGTCAAATTTACTGTACTTAAAACTAATTAACAAGGAAATACATGAGATAGTAGAATACAATGGTATACCATATGAAATTGCTAGTATAACCAACAAATACGTATATGCTTTTAGGCATGTTTTATCTAAAGTGGCAGATTCAAGCGATGGTTCTTTCATCAAAAAAATATCAATCGATAAGGACAGGGACATTAGGCAACAGATGCGAGATGTCCTATATGATTTGAACCCTATTACAAATTGGCTTGATCTATACCACTTCAAAGATAATCCCGTCGGAACACCTATCGAATGGATTAATAGCTGTGGTTATGATGAATATGTGCACATTGTTCAATATTTACTATACTCAAAAGAAGAGGTATTGTACGCAGGCCTAAATAATATTTCATATGATGCTGACCAGACTTACACTATAACGCTTTCTTCATTAGTCATACTTCAAATTATCGGTAACCTCTTTGTCTTAGATAATTACTTTTCTAAAATCTTCATTTCAGATACATTGCTTGAATTTATTAAATTACAGTCTGAAAACTCAAGTAAAACTTTAGTTATTTCTCCTGGGAAGATTGGCATTAGTGATGATGGTAATCTGACATTAACACCACCAGATAAGACAATGCCTGATTTTTGGAATGCTCTTTATGAAATTGCTTTAAAATTAAATTTGCATATTATTACAAATGATGACCGCGCTAACTTCAATAGGATGCATAGCAGTATGGATTTAGAGAAACTTCTGGCCAATCCCAAAGTTCATATTTGTCAATTGGATAGCTTTATAGTTGCTCAGAAAAACAACTCACTCTTACTATCAGACGACCTGTTTTTTAGACAACTAGGCACTCTCCTAGGTATACAAAGTGTTAACCATACTCACTTGTATTCTATTATAGATATTAAACAATATATATCGGCTCTAACAAAGCTTATGGAAACAAATTTTTTATATATTCCTATTACAGAGGCTGCTCGTCCTTTATTAAACGATTATATTAAATCTATATCTAATAACGAGCGAAAACGAAAATTGTATACAGAACTTTTCCCACCCGATAGTTTTATGAGATCTATCCTCAACCAATAA
- a CDS encoding ATP-binding protein has translation MATPGIGDPYWYEWYVGLENVIKMLNSDFGISCVIFQHSSYNTIDDVVVEFADGKKQLCYQVKHEIDTSAPKNLTFGNMLESKNDKKCLFEAIFQGWKESKSTAGSAVKPILFTNRKILNRRSGRSFNGKPYSAYPVDKFLLGMQTVIRNITDYENVTIDDSTLLFQWNELCNVLPNANSKELMSFLKEFSIDANQLSLAAMKQSLITLLTQVFSCSEGIALELFGRLLLGLTEWTTTERSNERVTLEDVYSVLGIEEDIDESQHRLAPPYPFFESRQVFCKELETQIRSTEHKIIFLSGDPGSGKTSTISYLQSKTNLFLLRYHTFKPISPEQHFYNADPGMCTADNLWGTLLIQLRKRFKDRLAECNVPISNKLVTVEMMRNHVIRLLGIAAQDTTGPEKRVFVCIDGIDHAARANDPLSFLPTLPLPNEIPDGVCFVIVGQPVAIYQDQYPLWLSNRDDAEQIYMPKLCTVDIKQLILMQASQFESDADGLADFIYQKTEGNNLSAVFAVEEVKALCTLDEAITKLQKSGISADVQQYYNHIWSHMKRELSVIVHMPVCPESIVACPILLMNGRVNTKILAKALTYGMSESDWTMILSRLYPLVVPTKNEGEYALFHNDFRVFLMGVIRPYQVRYEEIALAMGEYLLQNEEGILACTLGIHLLKCANKEHLIPQYFTPNFVINSLAEGVSLQRLDEFAHLSYDASCSNQDMKGYRNTYLAIKTLYQHKQYFEYFGRNYISNDYPETSSIDISEIRTLPITPENIGEFENVLTLCKKLHSSCNPEYCSRAYGLYEKWFGGYSPMSFVPLCADKVSEERTWEIKSTEVGFFLQHWGTTAAEINASVPQIIETVSDLDFYAVTTFGEQYFNYCIENKKFELAIDAIKAGYVAQSIFADKLEDIYFAGASHIFESVLTRVSENKKKPAWNSFALAMKTTCNQLYIPDRSVVDSASSVKRIYDESCFALVLRAFLLGCIEKDVEDDILIEHSAKYCLELEGNKTEKSQASFIVRVACLLGKYYWDSAPNSNAFAGCSEWLLSAHLWRSLDYSKARRFLLYTLLNSPAAKAFNNEAWFISTLQVSLFDIDHLGMYYKTYILDYLQQFKRLDIIIEYIHALYGENCCKISLEENKVDMHARFRPYGELVEPEMMCRFTSQLKWDVVGYTSYEEYAMHGPSDCFNIIAEVDPRRWKDLGANLYRQSRIAELSSNHAAYEICNNITKAAVKCGIIDYWELCNWDDEFKMNPNQIYHSLFELTHNVDSEADLEAIWILSCGMHSWYKQEDRSGSKCIYDACQEKATALNVDFASKAKMITPQWVAIIEHLSKRSDRKTDSDDYSVRYAEDISAIQVQYADISIEESLELLSSLKTSKNPIDHFCVVFKKILSIDTERRENLKSFLRIICHYLQGKEWTYDRYDFVISSLLSEMGSEAFWALACCIRAQLADYEYQISSRNMQLLFKLNYKNDTAKMQTLLEAELQTQELWVTGNNHLEVTLDQEKSVSLFSTPKTVSELALYILLEQIDTQNARKMESAIYAICLLGKQFPRVMDIIAESWAAFSLNQEECLLIVIARWASDGICTESLRGILQNMYDACAELSRKYYLHSILLHLNLEEVYSEVISYNAPTINHTLPTSGIVEDDSYYERFLSLVEDCEKSALIDSIRRYIFQISPLENYVEDRYGEVGDSKIPTINMQPGEILYGKDKAGQWASIPLICKKARLLPVEDPFILTEMPLIDFNKEWFPDIPITYNGEKESGLYNEQLHDIAHAHITEGNVLLAASLWYPWGHEGGAIYIKSSKIDFPFSRSHRQEFDWCIGNFGLLACEGSIDETHSSTLGIGGVSLFNRVGGCQKLLFGNCQMAPASIWRKIFACHPKQGNPYIWIDQYEREVLWFERIVSPDREARQEAFIRQPILFRWICNESWLKVVLSDLEIYYITSIEPYPPLTEES, from the coding sequence ATGGCTACTCCTGGAATCGGAGATCCGTATTGGTACGAATGGTACGTCGGATTAGAGAATGTAATAAAAATGCTGAATTCCGATTTCGGAATCTCTTGCGTTATCTTTCAGCATAGTTCTTATAATACTATCGATGACGTGGTAGTAGAATTTGCTGATGGCAAAAAACAATTATGCTATCAGGTAAAGCATGAAATTGATACTTCAGCTCCTAAAAATCTGACATTTGGAAACATGTTAGAATCTAAGAATGACAAGAAATGCCTGTTCGAAGCAATATTTCAAGGATGGAAAGAATCCAAATCTACTGCTGGTTCTGCAGTTAAGCCAATACTCTTTACAAATCGTAAGATTTTAAATAGACGCTCCGGTCGTAGCTTTAATGGCAAACCCTACAGTGCTTATCCTGTTGATAAGTTTTTACTGGGGATGCAGACTGTAATTAGAAACATAACGGACTATGAGAATGTCACGATTGATGATTCAACACTGCTTTTCCAATGGAACGAATTATGTAATGTTCTCCCAAATGCGAATTCCAAAGAGTTAATGTCGTTTTTGAAAGAGTTTTCAATCGACGCGAATCAGCTTAGTTTAGCCGCAATGAAGCAATCATTGATTACCTTGTTGACACAAGTATTTTCCTGCAGCGAAGGTATTGCTTTGGAATTATTTGGTAGACTACTTTTAGGTCTTACCGAATGGACAACAACTGAACGGAGCAACGAGCGCGTTACTTTAGAGGATGTGTACTCAGTTCTGGGCATCGAGGAAGACATTGATGAAAGTCAACACAGGCTTGCACCTCCATATCCTTTCTTCGAAAGTAGGCAAGTGTTTTGTAAAGAGCTAGAAACTCAGATTCGATCAACAGAACACAAGATTATTTTTCTTTCTGGGGATCCGGGATCTGGAAAGACAAGTACGATTAGTTACCTGCAATCAAAGACCAATTTGTTTTTGCTTCGCTACCACACATTTAAACCGATTTCCCCGGAGCAACATTTCTATAATGCAGATCCGGGTATGTGCACTGCTGATAATCTGTGGGGTACACTATTGATTCAGCTTCGGAAGAGATTTAAAGACAGATTGGCTGAATGTAACGTCCCAATTAGCAATAAATTGGTAACCGTCGAAATGATGCGAAATCACGTTATCCGTTTGTTGGGCATTGCAGCTCAAGACACTACCGGACCAGAAAAACGAGTATTTGTTTGCATTGACGGAATTGATCATGCAGCGCGTGCCAATGATCCCCTATCATTTTTACCCACATTGCCGTTGCCAAATGAAATACCTGATGGTGTTTGCTTTGTAATCGTTGGGCAACCAGTCGCTATATATCAAGATCAATATCCTTTATGGCTGTCGAACAGGGATGACGCTGAACAGATATACATGCCAAAGCTTTGCACTGTCGATATCAAACAGCTAATTCTGATGCAAGCAAGTCAATTTGAAAGCGATGCCGATGGGCTTGCGGATTTTATTTATCAAAAGACTGAAGGCAATAATCTTTCTGCGGTTTTTGCGGTTGAAGAAGTAAAAGCATTATGCACTTTGGACGAAGCGATTACAAAACTTCAAAAAAGTGGAATAAGTGCAGATGTTCAACAGTATTACAATCATATTTGGTCTCATATGAAGAGAGAGCTTTCAGTGATTGTCCATATGCCCGTATGTCCTGAGAGCATTGTTGCTTGCCCCATCCTTTTGATGAATGGTCGTGTAAACACAAAAATTCTTGCCAAAGCTCTCACGTATGGAATGAGTGAGAGCGATTGGACGATGATATTGAGCCGACTATATCCGCTTGTTGTACCGACAAAGAATGAAGGAGAATATGCACTTTTCCATAATGACTTCCGAGTATTCCTTATGGGAGTAATTCGTCCATATCAAGTACGTTACGAAGAAATTGCATTAGCAATGGGGGAGTACCTTCTTCAAAATGAGGAGGGTATTCTGGCATGCACCTTGGGTATTCATTTACTGAAATGCGCCAACAAAGAACATCTTATTCCGCAATACTTTACTCCGAATTTTGTTATTAACTCCTTGGCCGAAGGAGTGTCGTTACAGAGATTAGATGAATTTGCCCACCTTTCCTATGACGCTTCGTGCAGCAATCAAGATATGAAGGGATATCGAAATACATATTTGGCAATAAAAACTTTATATCAACATAAGCAGTATTTCGAATATTTTGGTAGGAACTATATAAGCAATGATTATCCTGAAACAAGTTCAATTGACATTTCTGAAATACGAACGCTACCAATTACACCTGAGAATATTGGCGAATTTGAAAATGTGTTAACGCTGTGTAAAAAACTTCATTCTTCCTGCAATCCAGAATATTGCTCGCGAGCATATGGACTGTATGAAAAATGGTTTGGTGGTTATTCGCCTATGTCATTTGTACCTCTTTGCGCAGATAAAGTTTCAGAAGAGAGAACTTGGGAAATAAAGTCGACTGAGGTGGGCTTCTTTTTACAACATTGGGGAACAACTGCTGCGGAGATAAATGCTTCTGTGCCACAAATTATTGAAACTGTCTCTGATCTTGATTTTTATGCTGTTACAACATTCGGTGAGCAATATTTCAACTATTGCATCGAAAACAAAAAATTCGAGCTTGCCATAGACGCTATAAAAGCAGGCTATGTAGCGCAAAGTATCTTTGCTGACAAACTGGAAGATATTTATTTTGCAGGCGCTTCACATATATTTGAATCGGTGCTAACTCGTGTAAGCGAAAACAAGAAAAAGCCAGCATGGAATTCCTTTGCACTTGCAATGAAAACAACGTGCAATCAACTGTATATTCCTGATCGATCAGTAGTTGATTCGGCTAGCTCTGTTAAACGAATATATGATGAATCCTGCTTTGCACTTGTGTTAAGAGCATTTTTACTTGGATGTATCGAAAAAGACGTTGAAGATGACATTTTGATTGAACATTCGGCAAAGTATTGCTTGGAGCTTGAGGGAAATAAAACAGAGAAAAGCCAAGCATCTTTTATTGTTAGGGTGGCATGTCTGCTGGGTAAATACTACTGGGATAGTGCACCAAACTCCAATGCATTTGCCGGATGTTCAGAATGGCTTTTATCTGCACATTTGTGGCGTTCGCTCGATTATTCAAAGGCACGCAGATTTCTGCTTTATACTTTGCTTAATAGTCCTGCGGCTAAGGCCTTTAACAATGAAGCATGGTTCATCTCTACGCTACAAGTGAGCTTATTCGACATTGATCATCTGGGCATGTATTATAAGACGTATATTCTGGACTATCTTCAACAGTTCAAACGGCTTGACATTATTATTGAATATATACATGCTCTGTATGGCGAAAACTGCTGCAAAATAAGCTTGGAAGAAAATAAAGTTGATATGCATGCTCGATTTCGCCCATATGGTGAACTAGTAGAACCGGAAATGATGTGTAGGTTCACCTCACAGCTTAAGTGGGATGTCGTTGGTTACACGAGTTATGAAGAATATGCAATGCATGGCCCGTCTGATTGCTTCAATATTATTGCTGAAGTCGACCCCCGCAGGTGGAAAGACCTTGGTGCAAATCTGTATAGACAATCTAGAATAGCTGAATTGTCAAGTAATCATGCAGCCTATGAAATCTGCAACAACATTACGAAAGCTGCTGTAAAATGTGGCATAATCGATTATTGGGAATTGTGCAATTGGGACGATGAATTTAAGATGAACCCCAACCAGATATACCATTCTCTTTTTGAGCTCACCCATAATGTCGACAGTGAAGCGGATTTAGAAGCGATTTGGATACTAAGCTGTGGAATGCATTCGTGGTATAAACAGGAGGATCGGAGTGGATCCAAATGCATTTATGATGCGTGCCAAGAGAAGGCAACAGCATTAAATGTTGATTTTGCTTCAAAAGCAAAAATGATAACGCCGCAATGGGTGGCAATTATTGAACATCTATCAAAAAGATCTGATCGGAAAACTGATTCAGATGATTATTCTGTACGATATGCCGAGGATATCAGTGCTATACAAGTTCAATATGCCGATATTTCAATAGAGGAATCGTTAGAACTACTTTCCAGCTTAAAAACATCGAAAAATCCTATAGACCATTTTTGTGTAGTATTCAAAAAAATACTGTCTATTGATACTGAACGTCGTGAAAACCTCAAAAGTTTTTTACGTATTATTTGCCATTATCTTCAGGGTAAGGAGTGGACATATGATAGGTATGATTTTGTAATTAGCTCACTTCTTTCCGAAATGGGAAGTGAAGCATTCTGGGCACTAGCATGCTGTATTAGAGCTCAATTAGCAGACTATGAATATCAGATTTCCTCACGTAATATGCAGCTGCTTTTCAAGTTAAATTACAAAAACGACACAGCCAAAATGCAGACGTTGCTTGAAGCAGAACTTCAAACACAGGAATTATGGGTTACAGGAAACAATCATCTTGAAGTGACACTCGATCAGGAAAAGTCCGTATCGCTATTCTCTACACCAAAGACTGTTTCAGAACTGGCACTTTATATTCTGTTAGAGCAGATAGATACTCAGAATGCCAGAAAGATGGAGTCAGCAATATACGCCATCTGTCTGTTAGGCAAACAGTTTCCGCGTGTTATGGATATCATCGCTGAGAGTTGGGCTGCATTCTCCCTAAATCAAGAAGAATGCCTGTTGATTGTTATTGCAAGATGGGCATCGGACGGGATTTGCACGGAAAGTTTACGCGGCATACTGCAGAACATGTATGATGCCTGTGCAGAGCTATCCAGAAAGTATTATTTGCACAGTATCCTGCTTCATTTGAATTTGGAAGAAGTATATTCAGAAGTAATTTCCTACAATGCTCCGACTATCAATCACACGCTCCCGACAAGCGGAATAGTGGAAGATGATAGCTATTATGAACGATTTCTTTCACTGGTCGAAGATTGCGAAAAGAGTGCACTAATTGACTCAATTCGCAGATATATTTTCCAGATATCTCCGTTAGAAAATTATGTTGAAGATCGCTATGGCGAAGTGGGCGATAGTAAAATTCCCACCATCAACATGCAGCCGGGGGAAATTCTTTATGGTAAAGATAAAGCTGGACAATGGGCATCCATTCCTTTGATATGCAAAAAAGCCCGATTACTTCCGGTGGAAGATCCTTTCATCTTGACGGAAATGCCGTTAATTGATTTTAATAAAGAATGGTTTCCTGATATACCCATCACATATAACGGAGAAAAAGAAAGTGGATTATATAACGAACAACTACATGATATTGCACATGCACACATAACGGAAGGCAATGTATTACTCGCTGCAAGCCTGTGGTATCCGTGGGGTCATGAAGGAGGGGCAATATATATTAAGTCGTCTAAAATTGATTTCCCATTTAGCAGGAGCCACAGACAAGAATTTGATTGGTGTATTGGAAATTTCGGCCTACTTGCTTGCGAAGGATCAATAGATGAAACTCATAGCTCAACTCTGGGTATTGGCGGAGTTAGTCTATTTAATCGAGTTGGCGGATGCCAAAAACTGCTCTTTGGAAACTGCCAAATGGCACCAGCGTCTATATGGCGTAAAATATTTGCATGTCATCCTAAGCAAGGTAATCCATACATTTGGATAGATCAATATGAGCGTGAAGTGTTATGGTTTGAACGCATAGTATCACCTGATCGGGAAGCTAGGCAAGAGGCTTTTATTCGGCAACCAATCCTTTTTAGGTGGATTTGTAATGAAAGTTGGTTAAAGGTGGTCTTAAGTGATCTGGAGATTTATTATATTACTTCAATTGAACCATACCCTCCTTTGACAGAAGAAAGTTGA
- a CDS encoding zinc ribbon domain-containing protein, translating to MVCAECGANYRRITRPSGEVVWRCANKVEHRKLICKNAPSISEDTLKKQLCTTLNMTEWDEKAIKKKLD from the coding sequence TTGGTTTGTGCAGAATGTGGTGCTAATTATCGTCGTATTACCCGTCCCTCCGGCGAGGTGGTCTGGCGCTGCGCCAATAAAGTCGAGCACAGAAAGCTGATTTGTAAAAACGCACCGTCTATCAGTGAAGATACCCTTAAGAAACAGCTTTGCACAACACTTAATATGACAGAATGGGATGAGAAAGCTATCAAAAAAAAGCTCGATTGA
- a CDS encoding KilA-N domain-containing protein: protein MTEAIWTYRISQEKVLKNLVARGIFTQEHADYMSDHLFEQLNLLDVPGSHLSSIGEKMINANCGHSPYVSLTDIAREKNSESPGYMVQSWLRNSSTIEYLRLWEKKFNPNFLDDECEKLIQVIRTSSAPLTPKIWISATKALGIESKAGKNGGTMTHPEIAEAFRAWLFPEGC, encoded by the coding sequence GTGACTGAAGCAATTTGGACTTATAGGATATCGCAGGAAAAAGTTTTAAAGAACCTTGTTGCGAGAGGAATCTTTACACAAGAGCACGCCGACTATATGTCTGATCATCTCTTTGAACAACTGAATCTATTGGATGTCCCCGGCTCACATCTATCCTCTATTGGAGAAAAGATGATCAATGCAAATTGCGGGCACAGTCCCTATGTTTCACTTACGGATATCGCACGAGAAAAGAATAGTGAATCTCCAGGATATATGGTTCAAAGTTGGCTACGCAACAGCAGCACTATTGAGTATTTAAGACTATGGGAGAAAAAGTTTAATCCTAACTTCCTTGATGATGAGTGTGAAAAGCTCATTCAAGTCATCCGGACAAGCAGCGCTCCCCTGACGCCAAAGATATGGATCAGTGCCACTAAGGCATTAGGTATCGAATCCAAAGCAGGCAAGAATGGCGGGACAATGACTCATCCAGAAATAGCTGAAGCATTTCGTGCTTGGCTGTTTCCCGAGGGATGCTAG